The segment AGAGGAAGTAGGAGAAGTTGGGGGAGTCCGTGCTATGCAGCCATACATGTACGAGCCAGAACGTGGCTCCGATAGCGACAGTGATAATGATGTTCCCCCAGCAGTGCGGGACGACGACGACGTTGTTGAAAACAGACTGGGAAACTCCCAATGGTGtgtaaattgtattttgttgtagcgcaaaattttgttgttataCTTTTGCTACGAATTATACTGATTTTGTAAGATAAGAAGGATTCAAAACATATATACTAGAACAAAACCTGGCAGCTGTTACACAATCATATCGCAACTGGTTAAGGGCATAGCAACCCACTTGGATTGGACTGACAACAACACGGTACGGTGGCATCTCGTTCATGTCGCCTTCATAATTTATACAAAGCTAATATTTACTCGTGGGGATTTTCATGGAAATTGGCAAACTTTAGGAAGAcggtttgtttctttatttattatatattttcttttcttgggGGTGGGACGTGTCTCTTTATAAAGTTTATATTTTGGAAAGCTGACCAAGACCTATTTTTGTGTTGTATTATAAACTTCTCCCCTGGTTTCCTTCTTCActtcatattattataatgttatTTCTTTCCAAACTGTCAATATTTTGGCATACCAGACCTTttggtcaattcaaatgacgaAACAGTACATTTTGACGTTGTTCATAAGACAAAATCTCTAATAATCCTTTTCGGTAGCATTTATTTTTGCACAAACCAAAAAGCACTTGATGGTATAGACCAAGATAAAcctattaaataataatttatttcaatcaaTATCAACAGGTGCCTGTGTGGATGCTCTGTGTCAATGCCAACAGTCAAGGAGAGCATTTTTGCTGCAAGGAGGTCGAAAGGGTTGTTGCCAAGATGGATGAATTTGTCTTGGATGTCGATTGTATAACCGAGCACCCAGGTTTTTCGGCAGTATGCCTTAATTTATGGGTTTTGGAAACCGCATTATGGGAATACAATCAGGCCTATAATCCACCGGAGCAGGAGGTAACTCAAAATCAGTAAGTTTGACAATTGTTGTGTGGTTACCTCCATGATTAATTGAATACTAGTGATCGGTTGCATTTCCATCTACTTCAAGAGTAATATTTATGTAAGAGTtaactaatatttattttaaatcatgGTTTAATTTTCAAATCATTGCTCAGTCCTCTGTTtcgcaatgtacatgtacatgtaggggaGATGCAGGAGAGTTGAGCCATAAGGATAGTTGACCCATCCCCCAAAACACCCCTATCCCATAGAGTGGTTGAGTCCatacgccctctgttggtagtGTCTAACCAAACTTTCTTTTTGGCTACAACGGAGAATGTGAGAGATAAGTGCTCAAAGTGGGAGTGACAAGAACATCTAAATTCCACTAAAAAGTGAATTTTGGAACTGCAGGTAAGACCCTTTCTATTATTTACATGTTTAGCAATGAATATAGTGATAATGTGTCTAACATATAGcctaaatattgttgtttattatggTAATTTTAATTGGATCTAATTGCATTGTTATAAATCAAAATCAAGTCACATGTCAAAATGGTTCTCTTATAGGAGAGTTGAGCCAATAAGCATGGGGAGAGTTGATCCATGGATCAACTCTCCTCAAGTGGGTGGCTCAACTCTCCTGCATCTCACAAAATCTAATTACACCATGCATCATGTATCATTTTGTCTTACACTTATTGAATTCTTTCAAAGATATCATAGACTAATGATTACTTATCTTTTCTTAACAGACCACAATGCCTCAGgaatacaaaagaaaaacaaaccgtGGGAGTAATCCTGATTTTCTTCAACGTGCAGCAGCAGACGTCCAAGGAGGAAGCAGCATTCGAAGTGCTGCAAAAGATCATGGTGTTGATTGTTCGACCCTTAAGCGATATATGGAAAAGCAGAGAGATGATCCTGAAGGAGTTAGTGGTTATCAGAACTGTAAAATAAAGAACTTGATCTTTCCTCCAGAGATGGAAACTGAGTTAGCCCAGCACATCAAAGATTTGGCAGCAAGTTATAATGGGTTATCTAAAGAAAAATGTTGCAGCTTGACCTACGAATATGCTATGCGAAACAGAGTTGAAGTTCCCGACAACTGGCAAACCACCCAAAAAGCAGGGCAAAGTTTCTGGTTGGGATTTAAAAAACGCCACAACCTTGCCATTCGTAGTCCAGAGGCTACTTCGTTAGCACGAGCGACTGCCTTCAATCGTCATACAGTTGGTAAATTTTATGACAACTTAGCATCTGTCATGGACCAACACAAGTTTCAGGCACAGGACATATACAATTTGGATGAAACTGGGTGCACGACCGTGCAAAAGCCAGGAAATGTTGTTGCGCCAAAAGGAGTAAAGCAAGTTGGATCAGTCACGTCTGCCGAAAGGGGGGAACTAGTCACGGTGGTCAATACCATAAGCGCCGGTGGGGCAGTGCTGCCACCGCTGTTCCTATTCCCAAGAGTCAACTACCGCGAGCACTTCATACGTGGGGGTCCAGTAGGCTCCATTGGTGGAGCTACAAGAACAGGGTGGATCAATACAGAAACTTTCGTAGGGTATATGGACCATTTCATCCACCATACACGATGCACTCCAGAGAGAAAGGTCTTGCTCATCCTGGATAATCATGAGGCACACATCTCTCTAGCAGCAGTTGACAAAGCAAAGGCAAATGGGGTAGCTCTGTTAACGATTCCCCCCCACACTTCCCACAGGTTACAACCATTAGATACAGCAATTTATGGTCCGTACAAGAGAGCATATGCACGCGCAATGGATGCTTGGATGCGTTCTAATCCTGGCAAAACTGTTTCTATCTACGACCTCCCTTCACTTGTGAATGAGGTCCATGTATGTGCATGTGTTCCAAGAAATATCCTGTCAGGTTTTCGAAGTGCAGGAATTTACCCGTTCAACAGGGACATATTTACTGATGCCGACTACGCTCCAGCAAACGCCCCAGCAGAAAATGCCCCTGATGCTGATCAAGCGGAGAAAACTGGTGCCCCAGCAGCTGACCTAGAGAATGCCCCTGCAGCACAGGACTCGGATGCACCTGCAGCTGTCCCCACAGAGAACTCTGATACCACCGCAGATGCAGGCTCATCAGGGAATCCTGATGGACCCACAACATCCAGAGCATCCACATCCACATATGTATCACCCAGGGATATAGAGCCATTCCCTAAGGCCGCACCTCGGAAAGGAAGAGCTACTAATAGAAAGAAAGGTAGCACTAAAATTCTGACTGACACACCAGTCAGAGATGAAATTGCTGCAGCAAATAAAGccaaagaaaacaagaaacaagCTGCAAATACCAATGCAAGAAAATCTCTATTCACAAAGCCGCAAAGCAGAAGCAAACGTAAAAAGCTGCCTTCTGAGAGCTCATCTTCAAGTGAAAGTGATATGGACATGGAGTTGTCGGATACCTCTGATGACTCTGACGTGGATGACGATCAGGAGGATATCATTGAAGGCGACTTCGTGATAGTGAAAGTCCacagaaaaacaagaacaatgcACTACATTGCCAGAGTTGACGGATTTGATGCTGATGAATATGAAGGAGTTTTTCTTCGTAGAGTGTTGAGCCGCAATGATGACAGGGCTACTTTTGTTGTGGATACCGAGGATGAAGCACTGTGGTTGCAAGAAGATATAGCAAAGAAGTTGCCAACCCCCACTGTTAGTGGTACTTCGTTGTAATCTCGATAAATGGGATTTGGGACATTAACTACCGCCATCTTACCAGATCTTACTGCATGGTGTGATCCCCAGTTAGGGGTTAAGTGCTGAAAAATGTTTTACGTTGTTTCATCCTGCCATCCTTATTGACAAACAGTAGATTATTAGATGTTTATAGATGAGTCCTGCTCCCACAAAACTAGCCATAAATTACTAAGAATAGTTGTTCTGATTAGCATTACAATGCCAAAATTGCAAGCTTCACTTGCCATACTGTATTTGTGCAAACGTTTGTCCCTGAAAATAACCATTTACCAAGAAAAATTGTCTGGGCTGTAGCCAACGGTACCCTAATGAGTGacttaatacatgtatgtatggcGGGTTTTGTGGGACTAGCTCACAAAAGGTGCTTTACTTGCTAGGGGATGGTGTTGAAGATCGGCTCACCCACCTTTAATACAAAGACTCTTCTATTtctcttgataaaaacatccAAGATGagagaaaacaatttcaaaagagCAAATTTCAAGTTTTCAAGCTGGTAACTGATTGACGGCTCTAAAAAGGTTTTCACCAATTTAACTCGGATGAACACTTTTGAAGTGGTTTTCTCATTTTAGTCTTTGCATATAAGTACAAGTGCCACACCATTGACAAGCAAAAcatggttttgtttatttgtttgttttagaatAAATAGTGAGTTGAAACTAAACTGTCTGACTTCGAGATGCTTTATTGTAAGACAACAAGTAAACGTATTACAAGCAAGTAACATTGTTGTAAGCAAAAGTTGTAGGCTAAATGCcattgtttgttataaatttcaCAGTGGCTCATCTCTCCTTAGGTGGATCAAGTCTCCTTAAGGGTATGGTCAACTCTCCTCACCTTGCAGGAGAGTTGAACCACTTCGCCACTTTTTTTTATACCTTTCCTGTGAATAGGCTGCAACAATTAGCCTAACTGTCACATTATATAAAGTAAGTCAACCCTCTAAAGctttacttaaaatatttagtTAGTGTATCCTACATTTTATCTCTGCAGAATGgtgcaaaatgtaaaaaatggcTCAACTCTCCTGCATCTCCCCTACACAAAAAATATGGGTACAATCACAATTAATAGACCGCACCATGAACAAGCATATCACTGCCGGCTTTCCTGTGTTGGGCAATGGTTTGTTTACATTCAGGCAGCAGTCTCTTCGTTCCCCAAGTGATGTCACAGCGATGACGTCACTTATTCATGAGCTACGGTCTATTTTTAGTGGGCGTTCCAGAAGCGCtacattttaattcaatttaattcaataaaaaatacaagggagggctaaaaaaaaaataaaaaaatcaaatttgttgttaaTATCTAGCTATTTAATAACACCAATCAAAGTAGTTAATTCTCATAAcctttaaaagaattttgtCAGCCAAAGACCCTATCCTGAAGATAATGTCAAAGCTTTTGAAAGAAGGGGGATCTGGCAAGATCTAATTATCACGGG is part of the Asterias rubens chromosome 4, eAstRub1.3, whole genome shotgun sequence genome and harbors:
- the LOC117288889 gene encoding uncharacterized protein LOC117288889, giving the protein MPQEYKRKTNRGSNPDFLQRAAADVQGGSSIRSAAKDHGVDCSTLKRYMEKQRDDPEGVSGYQNCKIKNLIFPPEMETELAQHIKDLAASYNGLSKEKCCSLTYEYAMRNRVEVPDNWQTTQKAGQSFWLGFKKRHNLAIRSPEATSLARATAFNRHTVGKFYDNLASVMDQHKFQAQDIYNLDETGCTTVQKPGNVVAPKGVKQVGSVTSAERGELVTVVNTISAGGAVLPPLFLFPRVNYREHFIRGGPVGSIGGATRTGWINTETFVGYMDHFIHHTRCTPERKVLLILDNHEAHISLAAVDKAKANGVALLTIPPHTSHRLQPLDTAIYGPYKRAYARAMDAWMRSNPGKTVSIYDLPSLVNEVHVCACVPRNILSGFRSAGIYPFNRDIFTDADYAPANAPAENAPDADQAEKTGAPAADLENAPAAQDSDAPAAVPTENSDTTADAGSSGNPDGPTTSRASTSTYVSPRDIEPFPKAAPRKGRATNRKKGSTKILTDTPVRDEIAAANKAKENKKQAANTNARKSLFTKPQSRSKRKKLPSESSSSSESDMDMELSDTSDDSDVDDDQEDIIEGDFVIVKVHRKTRTMHYIARVDGFDADEYEGVFLRRVLSRNDDRATFVVDTEDEALWLQEDIAKKLPTPTVSGTSL